DNA sequence from the Chitinophaga flava genome:
CGGCAGTGTACGATAACCGTTGCAGGTATACCAGTTAAATAGGGTACCCATTCTGTTAGCAGATCTCTCATGAATAGTTGCATAAATACCACCAATACCAACAACAGCGAAAAGCGCCGCAAAAACGATTTTAATCTTTTTCAAAGATTTGGTTTTAAAAGGCTATTGAAAAAACGTTTCCCATACTTTTGAGAGCAGGCACCCCAAACTATATGATGCCAGGCAAGAAGGTTCTGTTTTCCATCATTGTTTATATTTCTAAATTGTCGTTCCTCCTGAGTCGGAGGTTTGATGCTGTGTAAATATCAATAAAAATTGGTTCGACACCCTTCCACCAGGGGCACTTCACTGGCCAATCGGTTTAAACACTGTTTGGCCAGTTTTGTTTTGGGGATGACTCAAAAACTGTATAAATAAAAATAGAGGTTTTATGGCTCCAATTTTTTAATTTTAGGTATACACTGTACTATAAACGCAGTGGATTTTTTAGCAGCTGATGTTGGGTATTTTAATTTAGTCTCTAATTTTATAACGATGACAATTAAACAACTCCAGTTCTTCACAAAGGGAATACTTGCTTTATCACTCACACTTTCAGCAAGCAATGGGCTTGCACAGCAAACCACAACGACAGCTAATGAGCATACAATCGCAATAGGAACCTCAAAAACATGGGGAACGGTTGACGGCGTAAAATTCACCGGTTTGGTATATGGGCCATCTTCCGCCGTTGCTGATTTGCAGGTCGCCTGTGTGTTTGAATATACAGAAGATGATATTTTTAAATCTCCTCCGGCGTTACCCGCTGCATCGAACGGGTTAGTACATTTAGATGAAGCTTTGAAGGGGCGGTTAACCGAACTCAGAAAGAACCGGGAGTTTGACGGACATTTTCTGGAAACTTTTTACCTGGACCTTCCGAAAGGGACAATTCCTGGAAAAAAATTACTATTGATTGGTTTAGGAAACAGAGATAATTTTAATGAAGACATTATGACGGCTGTTGGCAGGATTGCCACCCGCGAAGCATTGAAATTGGGCGTGGGAAACTTCGCCTTTGCCAGCGACCTGAAAGATGCAGGGATAGCCTCCGGAACAGCATTGGTTGCAGGAAATGTTGTGAAAGGAATTGTGAACGAATACAAGCTGCAAAACCTTTTAAAATCACGCGGTCTTACAAAATTCAAGCCTTTAAAAGAAGTTTATCTGCTGGCAGGCCCGGCATTTTTTGAAGTTGCCGGCGAAGGGATAAAGGAAGCAATAGCCTCTTTTAGTCATTGATTACGATAAAAAGCATCATGTAATTAATTTATTAAAATTAATCAAAAATGAGCAGCATCACCCCCATTAGAGATCCTAAAACAGACCATCTGATTTCCCCGGAGAATTCAGCGCTTATCCTTATTGACTATCAGCCATTACAGGTAAATTCCATAAAATCTATGGATCATGAGGAACTGGTCAGGAATATTGTAACTGTTGTTAAAGTCGCCAAAGGATTCAATGTTCCCACCATTCTTTCCACTGTTAATGTAGAAAGTGGAATCAATAAACCCACTATCAAGCATATTAAAACGGTTTTACCGGATGTACAAGAAATCGATAGAACGACTATAAACTCATGGGAAGACAAAGATTTTCAGGATGCTGTAAAAGCGCTTGGAAAAAAGAAGCTTGTCATTTGCGCGTTGTGGACGGAAGTTTGTTTAAGTTTCCCTTCACTGGATCTTCTAAAGGAGGGATACGAGGTATATACAATTGTAGATGCGGTTGGCGGTACCTCGAAGATCGCACATGAAACAGCACTGAGAAGAATGGAACAAGCCGGTGTACAGTTATCTTCCGTTACACAGTATATATGCGAACTGCAAAGAGATTGGAACAGACTGAATACCAAACCCGTATTCTTTGAGGCGCTAATGGAAAACGGATCGTTTTTTGTAGAGACGCTGCGGTGGTAGCTCGATACTGGAATTTCATAAATTGCAGGTCGATAAAGGGGAAACGGATGTATCATATTCACCTGGAGGCAGTGACGGCTCATTTCTTTTTTTGAGAGCCGGGGCCGAAAAATAACCGATTGTCTAAATTATTGTCCCTTTTATTTTTATATAAACCCCTTTTTTAGGTATAATTTTGCGGACGTTTATACCCATCGCTGTAATGCTGCTGGCCTTACCAGAACAAGATATTATAGTGACAGGAAAAATGGCAACTGCCGGTTTGATTCTCCTGCAGGAAAAAGCCTCTGGTATTTTATGTCTTGAAGGCTTATAAGAAAGAGGCAGATTTAAAAGAAAAGAAGATGAAAGTCATTGGTATATTAATAGGTGTCGTATTTTTTCTTTCAATAGGCTGCCGGCGTCCGGAGGTAAGGCTCCCAATACTTGGTGAACCGGTTATTACACAGCGATTGTTTAACGGAAAGATAGTTTATGATTCTGCCTTCCCAACCATTCCGCATTTTTCTTTTTTAGATCAGGATAGTACAGAGGTGAACAACCAATCATTTTCAGGTAAAATCTATGTAGCAGACTTCATTTTTCTGTCCTGCCCCAGTATTTGCCCTAAAATGACGGCAGAAATGAAGAGAACGCATGATTTCTTTCTCAGGAATGACCGCATATGCTTTATCTCGCATACTGTTGATCCGGAACGCGATTCTATTCCAAGGCTGAAAGCATTTGCCAGCAGCCTGCATATTGACGACAGAAAGTGGAAGTTTGTAACCGGAAACCAGGATAGCATTTTACAGCTGGCAGAGAAGGGATACTTTTCAAATGCCTACAAAGACAGTACTGCGCCTGGCGGTTATGTTCACAGTGGCGGATTACTTCTAATTGATAAGAACAGACATATCAGGGGTGTATATGATGGTACCAATCCAAAAGAGACGTATAGATTGATTAACGATATCAATATTTTATTGAAAGAACCTTCCTGAGCAGATTGAAGCGATTAATATCCATATTGCTTTTATGTATAATGCTTGTACAAGGTACAGGTAATTGCTGGATTGTTGCCGCATTTTATCTAAACAGAGATCGTATTGCTGCGACTGTCTGCATAAATAGATTTGACCTGATCCCCGTTTGTCGGGGCGCTTGTTTTCTGGAACGCAGGTTAAATGAGAATGAAAACAGGCAGGAAAAATCACCTGATATTAAATATAAGGAGATCACATTATTCTGTGTGCGTAATACAAGCATGACAGAACAACCCCTTTCCATTGAAAACCCATTTTCCTTTTGCGACTATAGATCGCCTCACTTCCCACATTTACATCTCTCGCAGGTATTCAAACCTCCGGTCCGAATGATATAGCCAATCATTTATTGTAATTCA
Encoded proteins:
- a CDS encoding hydrolase gives rise to the protein MSSITPIRDPKTDHLISPENSALILIDYQPLQVNSIKSMDHEELVRNIVTVVKVAKGFNVPTILSTVNVESGINKPTIKHIKTVLPDVQEIDRTTINSWEDKDFQDAVKALGKKKLVICALWTEVCLSFPSLDLLKEGYEVYTIVDAVGGTSKIAHETALRRMEQAGVQLSSVTQYICELQRDWNRLNTKPVFFEALMENGSFFVETLRW
- a CDS encoding SCO family protein, encoding MKVIGILIGVVFFLSIGCRRPEVRLPILGEPVITQRLFNGKIVYDSAFPTIPHFSFLDQDSTEVNNQSFSGKIYVADFIFLSCPSICPKMTAEMKRTHDFFLRNDRICFISHTVDPERDSIPRLKAFASSLHIDDRKWKFVTGNQDSILQLAEKGYFSNAYKDSTAPGGYVHSGGLLLIDKNRHIRGVYDGTNPKETYRLINDINILLKEPS
- a CDS encoding M17 family peptidase N-terminal domain-containing protein, encoding MTIKQLQFFTKGILALSLTLSASNGLAQQTTTTANEHTIAIGTSKTWGTVDGVKFTGLVYGPSSAVADLQVACVFEYTEDDIFKSPPALPAASNGLVHLDEALKGRLTELRKNREFDGHFLETFYLDLPKGTIPGKKLLLIGLGNRDNFNEDIMTAVGRIATREALKLGVGNFAFASDLKDAGIASGTALVAGNVVKGIVNEYKLQNLLKSRGLTKFKPLKEVYLLAGPAFFEVAGEGIKEAIASFSH